One segment of Allorhodopirellula heiligendammensis DNA contains the following:
- a CDS encoding GtrA family protein, with the protein MDVADDGALTPPLPLVAAIAGLKRRQWIRYGIAGGMSALVDVGLFYLLASWALPCLDSAMGDEVRAWRFVVDKTAAFVLANGFSYWLSALWVFTPGRHSRFTEVALFFAISTMSYLIGAQLGRWLISDFALATELAAVVCICVATVINFTMRKLIVFRN; encoded by the coding sequence ATGGACGTTGCAGACGATGGGGCACTCACGCCACCACTACCGTTGGTCGCTGCGATCGCTGGGTTGAAACGCCGGCAGTGGATTCGCTATGGCATTGCTGGTGGGATGTCCGCCTTGGTCGACGTCGGCTTGTTTTATCTCCTGGCGAGCTGGGCGCTGCCATGCCTGGACTCCGCCATGGGCGACGAGGTCCGGGCATGGCGATTCGTCGTCGACAAGACGGCTGCGTTTGTATTGGCCAATGGGTTTAGCTACTGGCTCAGTGCACTCTGGGTTTTCACTCCGGGACGACATTCACGCTTCACCGAGGTCGCACTTTTCTTTGCCATCTCGACAATGAGTTATCTGATCGGTGCACAGCTTGGCCGGTGGCTGATCAGTGATTTTGCGCTCGCAACCGAACTAGCCGCGGTTGTCTGCATTTGCGTCGCCACAGTGATCAACTTTACAATGAGAAAACTGATAGTTTTTCGGAATTGA
- a CDS encoding DUF1207 domain-containing protein: protein MFIHPQCRTVTLWMRLVSAIAFMVPNCWEAAGDEPPRLFVAHQQALDQIELESEAVSQRVRPNEDQYVPEAVTDFAWHLLPDGLLWRSYLAGPHEPRISTVIFKDNNGGVFWDATLGGRVGLLRYGTAGAKHPSGIQWDLEGATITRLDIMHAEDVESLDYRFGTEITAADGPWAIKVGYFHISSHVGDEYLVRNPAFQRINYVTESWIIGGSYAPSQTLRLYGEFANAFRASGGAKRYQFQTGAEYTPVARSPRVGAPFAAVNLNFREAVDGNVSTTVQVGWSFQGPVSGRRLRFGAQYGDGPTSQYSFFQRRESYLGFGTWFDY, encoded by the coding sequence ATGTTCATTCATCCCCAGTGTCGTACTGTGACGCTATGGATGCGATTGGTTTCGGCCATCGCATTCATGGTACCGAACTGCTGGGAGGCTGCGGGCGACGAGCCGCCCCGTTTATTCGTCGCTCATCAACAAGCTCTCGATCAGATTGAATTGGAGAGTGAGGCTGTATCGCAACGTGTGCGTCCGAATGAGGATCAATACGTGCCCGAGGCTGTCACAGACTTTGCATGGCACTTGCTGCCCGATGGCTTGCTGTGGCGTTCATACCTGGCAGGCCCCCACGAGCCTCGTATTTCTACGGTGATTTTCAAGGACAATAACGGTGGAGTGTTTTGGGACGCGACGCTCGGGGGACGCGTTGGGTTATTGCGATATGGTACCGCTGGTGCGAAACACCCCAGTGGCATCCAGTGGGATCTCGAGGGGGCGACGATCACTCGGCTGGACATCATGCATGCAGAAGACGTGGAGTCCCTCGACTACCGATTCGGCACCGAAATCACCGCCGCCGACGGGCCCTGGGCTATAAAAGTTGGTTACTTCCATATCAGCTCCCACGTGGGCGATGAGTACCTCGTTCGCAATCCGGCATTCCAACGGATCAATTATGTGACGGAATCTTGGATCATTGGTGGAAGCTACGCGCCCAGCCAAACGCTGCGTTTGTACGGTGAGTTTGCCAATGCCTTTCGAGCGTCGGGAGGAGCCAAACGGTATCAGTTTCAAACCGGCGCCGAGTATACGCCGGTCGCCAGATCGCCGCGCGTGGGGGCGCCGTTCGCCGCTGTCAACCTGAATTTTCGGGAGGCGGTTGACGGTAACGTTTCGACGACAGTCCAGGTCGGCTGGTCATTTCAAGGACCGGTGTCGGGGCGGCGGTTGCGATTTGGTGCCCAATACGGTGACGGTCCGACCAGCCAATACTCGTTTTTTCAACGTCGCGAATCGTATCTCGGTTTCGGCACGTGGTTTGACTACTAG
- a CDS encoding ArnT family glycosyltransferase — MILLTQSRLRSWWNDDLFPAAMQVPAGDDHWSRRRVSYAWLSLMAVALCVLLPNLSYPLIEPDETRYAEIALGMLASRDWVNPMLDGQPYLDKPPMMYWLTAMSFHLLGVNEIAARLPSVFSALSTILITFGLGRHIVGSRAAWLGGLSLALCGGFMLAGRFLILDSLLAFLTTLCFLTGYIAVRNQQHRWSWWIISGIACALGVLTKGPVALVLCAPPLLANGWLRGDQTRTRILEWTAFVIPMILICVPWYVAVMRFNPAFMDHFFLEHNLKRFTEGSNHQQPFWFYVPVIFGSMFPASLLLPSAIVFLFSSADRKRSLRTKDLGLLVCAAAWVLLFFSVASCKLPTYILPAIPFLALIIGVMLDKTVLRCQSAGGVTTHLKPFPKRASLILTLTGVVVIGADWAIGGMTLVTIPALLLLVIVAAVVLLLWNCPEASSVKAWGATGSLAVLVLTIASAQLLPTIATTRSLYVKTKFAAGKYPERRIVFFGEKPHGIRLQIDRGRVTYFPQELRDEFVAFVATSADLIVIAADEDIDSTRAAIASTHALTDSHEHEHLYFANRICLHCQTTLELPCAQKDERPIAVSIARTIDEAIR, encoded by the coding sequence ATGATTCTTCTTACTCAGTCCCGACTGCGGAGTTGGTGGAACGATGATCTGTTTCCCGCGGCGATGCAGGTGCCCGCAGGTGACGATCATTGGTCGCGTCGGCGAGTGAGCTATGCGTGGCTCTCCTTGATGGCTGTAGCCCTGTGCGTGCTGTTGCCAAATTTGTCCTACCCGTTGATCGAGCCGGACGAGACTCGCTACGCGGAGATAGCGTTGGGCATGCTTGCCTCTCGAGATTGGGTCAATCCCATGCTCGACGGCCAGCCGTATCTCGATAAGCCACCGATGATGTATTGGTTGACGGCAATGAGTTTTCATCTATTGGGTGTCAATGAGATTGCAGCGCGACTGCCTTCGGTATTCTCGGCCCTCTCGACCATCCTAATCACGTTTGGGCTGGGCCGGCATATTGTGGGCAGTCGTGCTGCCTGGCTGGGCGGTCTGTCATTGGCTCTGTGCGGTGGGTTTATGCTGGCGGGACGTTTTCTTATTCTTGACTCGCTACTCGCCTTCTTGACGACGCTATGTTTTCTGACGGGATACATCGCCGTTCGCAATCAGCAGCATCGCTGGTCATGGTGGATAATTTCTGGAATTGCCTGTGCCTTGGGTGTCTTAACGAAGGGGCCAGTCGCCCTCGTGCTCTGTGCACCGCCACTGCTCGCCAATGGCTGGTTACGCGGAGATCAAACTCGAACACGAATACTGGAATGGACGGCATTCGTGATCCCAATGATTTTGATCTGTGTGCCTTGGTACGTCGCCGTGATGCGATTCAATCCTGCGTTCATGGATCACTTCTTTCTCGAGCACAATCTCAAGCGATTTACAGAAGGATCCAATCACCAGCAGCCGTTCTGGTTTTACGTCCCGGTCATCTTTGGCAGCATGTTCCCAGCGTCACTGTTGCTGCCTTCGGCGATCGTGTTCCTATTCAGCTCCGCAGATCGCAAGCGGAGTCTAAGGACGAAGGACTTAGGGTTGCTGGTTTGCGCTGCCGCGTGGGTACTGCTATTCTTCTCAGTCGCGAGTTGCAAGTTGCCCACGTACATCTTGCCTGCGATCCCATTTTTGGCTTTGATTATCGGCGTGATGCTGGATAAAACGGTTTTGCGCTGTCAGTCGGCAGGAGGCGTAACAACGCACTTAAAGCCGTTTCCCAAGCGAGCATCGCTCATCCTCACGCTGACGGGTGTCGTCGTGATCGGAGCAGACTGGGCAATCGGCGGCATGACATTGGTAACGATCCCTGCCCTTCTTTTACTCGTCATTGTTGCGGCTGTCGTGCTGTTGCTATGGAATTGTCCCGAGGCGTCGTCAGTGAAGGCGTGGGGGGCGACGGGAAGCTTAGCCGTCCTGGTATTGACGATCGCCTCGGCGCAACTGCTGCCAACGATCGCTACGACACGCTCGTTATATGTGAAGACGAAGTTCGCAGCGGGAAAATACCCAGAACGCCGGATCGTATTCTTCGGCGAGAAACCGCACGGAATTCGGTTGCAGATTGATCGCGGTCGAGTGACTTACTTTCCACAGGAACTGCGAGACGAGTTTGTGGCCTTCGTTGCAACTTCGGCGGACCTAATCGTGATAGCGGCAGATGAGGACATCGACAGTACGCGGGCCGCGATCGCCTCGACACACGCCCTCACTGATTCGCACGAGCACGAGCACTTGTATTTCGCCAATCGGATTTGCTTGCACTGTCAGACTACTCTGGAGCTTCCTTGCGCTCAGAAAGATGAACGCCCAATCGCGGTTTCGATCGCCCGAACCATTGACGAGGCGATTCGTTAG